One genomic region from Halococcus qingdaonensis encodes:
- a CDS encoding NAD-dependent epimerase/dehydratase family protein, translating into MSIIVTGADGYVGWPTALRIADRTDERVLCVDNFARREWVASVGATSATAVASMDDRLAAAEEEGYTNLSFVEGDLTDRAFVDRLLAVHEPRAIVHTAAQPSAPYSQINGERANETQHNNLQATRNLVWGLQEAGLTDTHFVETTTTGVYGAPEFPIPEGGATMENEGARDEVPFPAMAGSWYHLTKSHDAANLRLAHSQFDIPISDVRTAIVYGAGTDETRADERLATRLDFDYYFGVVAHRFAAQAVAGYPLTVYGKGEQRKPFVSLDDAVEGLARLALVDPAERPAAHTVYNQTTRAISIVEIAETIAAVGDEHDLDVDVEHVENPRDEDETHKMEIRHEKYDELIDGQSVDFRAGIDEVVGAMNDRRSVIESHEDRFLPDMLES; encoded by the coding sequence TCGACAACTTCGCCCGCCGCGAGTGGGTCGCCTCGGTCGGCGCGACGAGCGCCACGGCGGTCGCCTCGATGGACGACCGACTGGCGGCCGCCGAGGAGGAGGGCTACACGAACCTCTCGTTCGTCGAGGGCGACCTCACGGATCGGGCGTTCGTCGACCGCTTGCTCGCGGTGCACGAGCCGCGCGCGATCGTCCACACCGCCGCCCAGCCCTCCGCGCCCTACTCGCAGATCAACGGCGAGCGCGCCAACGAAACCCAGCACAACAACCTCCAGGCGACGCGCAACCTCGTCTGGGGGCTCCAGGAGGCCGGACTCACCGACACCCACTTCGTCGAGACGACCACGACGGGTGTCTACGGCGCGCCCGAGTTCCCGATCCCGGAGGGCGGTGCGACGATGGAGAACGAGGGCGCGCGTGACGAGGTGCCGTTCCCTGCGATGGCCGGCAGCTGGTATCATCTCACCAAGAGCCACGACGCGGCCAACCTCCGGCTGGCCCACAGCCAGTTCGACATCCCGATCAGCGACGTACGAACGGCGATCGTCTACGGCGCGGGCACCGACGAGACGCGCGCGGACGAGCGCCTCGCGACGCGCCTCGACTTCGACTACTACTTCGGCGTCGTCGCCCACCGCTTCGCGGCGCAGGCGGTCGCGGGCTACCCGCTGACGGTGTACGGCAAGGGCGAGCAGCGAAAGCCGTTCGTGAGTCTCGACGACGCCGTCGAGGGGCTCGCACGGCTCGCGCTCGTCGATCCCGCCGAGCGCCCCGCCGCCCACACCGTCTACAACCAGACCACGCGCGCGATCAGCATCGTCGAGATCGCCGAGACGATCGCGGCGGTCGGTGACGAGCACGATCTCGACGTCGACGTCGAACACGTCGAGAACCCGCGCGACGAGGACGAGACACACAAGATGGAGATCCGTCACGAGAAGTACGACGAGCTCATCGACGGGCAGTCCGTCGATTTCCGGGCGGGCATCGACGAAGTCGTCGGCGCGATGAACGATCGTCGCTCGGTGATCGAGAGCCACGAGGACCGCTTTCTGCCGGACATGCTCGAATCGTGA
- a CDS encoding NAD-dependent epimerase/dehydratase family protein, with protein MSDLLVTGGCGYIGSALVPLLANDDRVDRLVVLDSLASGSPRNLRGSVEAIAFRQGDVREYGDVESAMRGVDTVVHLAAITGADSTHDRREETYATNLEGTRNVLTAARKMGVERVVLASSCNIYGRATSTDIDEGIEPDPINPYAETKYEAEQLLAEYADDYGLDGTALRLSTVHGDAPGIRFNLVVNQFVFRALTDRPLTVYGDGSNWRPFIHARDAARAYREAALAPDDWSEPVYNVGANEANYRISDVATLISEELATVDVTYLEDEHPGPSYHVNFDRVAETGFEPAIDLREGVRDLARRFRG; from the coding sequence GTGAGCGACCTGCTCGTCACGGGCGGCTGTGGCTACATCGGCAGCGCGCTGGTGCCCCTGTTGGCGAACGACGATCGCGTAGATCGGCTGGTCGTGCTCGATTCGCTCGCCTCGGGTTCGCCACGAAACCTGCGCGGTTCGGTCGAAGCGATCGCGTTCCGGCAGGGCGACGTCCGTGAGTACGGCGACGTCGAGAGCGCGATGCGCGGGGTGGATACTGTCGTTCACCTGGCGGCGATCACCGGTGCCGACAGCACGCACGACCGCCGCGAGGAGACCTACGCGACGAATCTGGAGGGGACGCGCAACGTGCTCACCGCCGCCCGGAAGATGGGCGTCGAGCGCGTCGTCCTCGCCTCCTCGTGTAACATCTACGGGCGCGCAACGAGCACCGATATCGACGAGGGGATCGAGCCGGATCCGATCAACCCCTATGCCGAGACGAAATACGAAGCGGAGCAACTCCTCGCCGAGTACGCCGACGACTACGGTCTCGACGGGACGGCGCTTCGTCTGAGCACCGTCCACGGCGACGCACCGGGCATCCGGTTCAACCTCGTCGTCAACCAGTTCGTCTTCCGCGCGCTCACGGACCGTCCCCTGACGGTGTACGGCGACGGCTCGAACTGGCGGCCGTTCATCCACGCGCGCGACGCTGCCCGTGCCTACCGCGAGGCGGCGCTCGCGCCCGACGACTGGTCGGAGCCCGTCTACAACGTCGGTGCGAACGAAGCGAACTACCGGATCAGCGACGTCGCTACACTCATTAGCGAGGAACTTGCTACTGTGGACGTGACATACCTCGAAGACGAACATCCCGGCCCCTCCTATCACGTGAACTTCGATCGCGTGGCCGAGACGGGCTTCGAGCCCGCGATCGACCTCCGCGAGGGCGTCCGCGATCTCGCCCGGAGGTTCCGCGGATGA
- a CDS encoding NAD-dependent epimerase/dehydratase family protein, whose translation MSADEPPTIAVTGAAGYIGSCVVKHLRNDHPDWCVAALDNFYLGDVRSIGDVTVEHVDVRNRDRLEHALDGADIVMHLAALSGVPDCENRKDLAYEVNVQGTENVAWYCRKHSTGLVFPFSMATIGDPVEFPITVDHPRDPLNWYGRSKLLNERAIEGLVDGAFPAHLFLKSNLYGDHEIDGKRVSKGTVTNFFLDRALAGETITVHEPGTQSRNYIHVEDVARAYVRSAERMIDQLAAGETGVEKYELASDEDPSVMAIAELVARVAREERGADPDVELIENPRESETLVDRFPVDTTRTHDVLGWSVERSLEDTVRERLRP comes from the coding sequence ATGAGCGCCGACGAACCGCCGACGATCGCCGTGACGGGTGCGGCGGGCTACATCGGGAGCTGCGTCGTCAAACACCTCCGCAACGACCATCCCGACTGGTGCGTAGCGGCACTCGATAACTTCTATCTGGGCGACGTACGGTCGATCGGCGACGTGACCGTCGAACACGTCGATGTCCGCAACCGTGATCGGCTGGAGCACGCGCTCGACGGGGCGGACATCGTGATGCATCTCGCCGCCCTTTCGGGGGTTCCCGACTGCGAGAACCGGAAGGATCTCGCCTACGAGGTCAACGTGCAGGGCACCGAGAACGTGGCGTGGTACTGCCGGAAACACAGTACAGGACTGGTCTTCCCGTTCAGCATGGCGACGATTGGCGATCCCGTCGAGTTCCCGATCACCGTCGACCATCCGCGCGACCCGCTCAACTGGTACGGGCGGAGCAAACTGCTGAACGAGCGCGCCATCGAGGGGCTCGTCGACGGAGCGTTCCCGGCACACCTCTTCCTGAAATCGAATCTCTACGGCGACCACGAGATCGACGGCAAGCGCGTCTCGAAGGGCACAGTCACCAATTTCTTCCTGGATCGCGCGCTCGCCGGCGAGACGATCACGGTTCACGAGCCGGGCACGCAGTCGCGAAACTACATCCACGTCGAGGACGTCGCCCGCGCCTACGTCAGAAGCGCCGAGCGGATGATCGATCAGCTCGCCGCCGGCGAGACGGGAGTGGAAAAGTACGAGCTCGCGAGCGACGAGGATCCCAGCGTGATGGCAATCGCCGAGCTCGTCGCCCGCGTCGCCCGCGAGGAGCGCGGGGCCGATCCCGACGTCGAACTGATCGAGAACCCGCGCGAGAGCGAGACGCTGGTCGATCGGTTCCCGGTCGACACGACGCGAACACACGACGTACTCGGCTGGAGCGTCGAACGCTCGCTCGAAGACACGGTTAGAGAACGGCTGCGACCGTAG
- the aglF gene encoding UTP--glucose-1-phosphate uridylyltransferase AglF, which produces MKAVVLAAGEGTRLRPLTEDKPKGMVEVDDKPILTHCFEQLAELGASELLVVVGYQKEVIIEHYGDEFDGIPITYTHQREQAGLAHALLTVEEHIDDDFMLILGDNVFEANLADVVDRQREDRADAAFLVEEVPMEEANRYGVCDTNDYGEVTDVIEKPDEPPTNLVLTGFYTFTPAIFHACHLVQPSARGEYELSEAVDLLLRSGRTIDAVRMNGWRIDVGYPEDRDEAERRIQDARGELDTDGENEAGADAAVDTE; this is translated from the coding sequence ATGAAAGCCGTCGTGCTGGCCGCCGGCGAGGGCACGCGCCTCCGGCCACTGACCGAGGACAAGCCAAAGGGGATGGTCGAGGTCGACGACAAACCCATCCTCACGCACTGTTTCGAGCAGCTGGCCGAACTCGGCGCGAGCGAACTGCTCGTCGTCGTCGGCTACCAGAAGGAAGTCATCATCGAGCACTACGGCGACGAGTTCGACGGCATCCCGATCACCTACACCCACCAGCGCGAGCAGGCCGGACTGGCCCACGCCCTCCTCACCGTCGAGGAGCACATCGACGACGACTTCATGCTCATCCTCGGCGACAACGTCTTCGAGGCGAACCTCGCGGACGTCGTCGACCGCCAGCGCGAGGACCGTGCCGACGCCGCCTTCCTCGTCGAGGAGGTCCCGATGGAGGAGGCCAACAGGTACGGCGTCTGCGACACCAACGACTATGGTGAGGTCACCGACGTCATCGAGAAACCCGACGAACCGCCGACGAACCTCGTTCTCACGGGTTTCTACACGTTCACGCCCGCGATCTTCCACGCCTGCCATCTCGTCCAGCCCTCCGCGCGCGGCGAGTACGAGCTCTCGGAAGCCGTCGATCTGCTCCTGCGATCGGGCCGCACCATCGACGCCGTGCGGATGAACGGCTGGCGCATCGACGTCGGCTATCCCGAGGACCGCGACGAAGCCGAACGCCGTATCCAGGACGCACGTGGCGAGCTCGATACCGATGGGGAAAACGAAGCGGGTGCCGACGCAGCCGTCGATACCGAGTAG
- a CDS encoding cupin domain-containing protein yields MTEPDTTAYHPFIGSEDEDEHIVLEDCEVDVRAHGPDKASEPHTHEETHIIFVRTGEMQWVVEGEEFHAEAGDTIVTPPETEHTFEVVGGEPANTTCLIAPSRSSEDQGPSGTHEITKPEEV; encoded by the coding sequence ATGACTGAACCCGACACAACAGCCTACCACCCGTTCATCGGAAGCGAGGACGAGGACGAACACATCGTGCTTGAAGATTGTGAAGTAGACGTGCGCGCTCACGGCCCGGACAAAGCCAGCGAGCCACACACGCACGAGGAAACGCACATCATCTTCGTGCGGACCGGCGAGATGCAGTGGGTAGTCGAGGGCGAAGAGTTCCACGCAGAAGCCGGTGACACAATCGTCACACCTCCCGAGACCGAACACACATTCGAGGTGGTTGGTGGCGAACCCGCCAACACGACGTGTCTGATTGCTCCGTCCAGATCATCCGAGGATCAGGGACCATCCGGGACGCACGAGATCACCAAGCCCGAGGAAGTCTAG
- a CDS encoding low temperature requirement protein A, translating to MSTNGSASTARDAGSEEQDVTPLELFFDLVFVFAFTQVTGFLVENLTWTGMARGAALFAALWWAWVTYSWLTGAVPAEERLPARLVILTAMVAMLVVALAVPDAFGDDAVLFGGAYFVVRLLHVALYAVATPPETHDAVLRAAPGFLGGPALLVLAGFLDGPLAAVLWVVALAVDYGIVFVRGVEGFHVTVGHFVERHRLVLIIALGESLVAIGVGAEGLNLSALVVLAALFGIVLVITLWWLYFDYVVLAAEQRLAGESGHQQAILARDSYSYIHLSMVGSIIFIALGIEQTIAHAGEPLGTVAAVALFGGGALYLLGHNAFRYRDHGTVSALRLVVAVVALVLLIVAVQVPAIVALAVLTALFVGLAAYETVRSEHRDRLRAG from the coding sequence ATGAGTACGAACGGCTCGGCGTCTACGGCGCGAGATGCTGGCAGCGAAGAACAGGACGTCACTCCCTTGGAGCTGTTTTTCGATCTGGTGTTCGTGTTCGCGTTCACTCAGGTTACCGGCTTCCTCGTCGAGAACCTCACGTGGACCGGTATGGCGCGTGGCGCGGCGCTGTTCGCGGCACTGTGGTGGGCGTGGGTCACCTACTCGTGGCTCACTGGTGCAGTGCCCGCCGAGGAGCGCCTCCCCGCACGGCTGGTGATTCTCACCGCGATGGTGGCCATGCTCGTCGTTGCGCTCGCGGTCCCTGACGCGTTCGGCGACGACGCGGTACTGTTCGGGGGCGCTTACTTCGTCGTTCGACTGTTGCACGTCGCACTCTACGCGGTCGCCACCCCGCCTGAAACCCACGACGCGGTCCTACGAGCTGCACCGGGATTCTTGGGTGGACCGGCGCTGCTCGTTCTCGCTGGGTTCCTCGACGGGCCGCTTGCAGCCGTCCTCTGGGTCGTGGCACTCGCTGTCGATTACGGTATCGTGTTCGTCCGCGGTGTCGAGGGGTTTCACGTCACCGTCGGACACTTCGTCGAACGTCACCGGCTCGTGCTCATCATCGCGCTGGGCGAGTCGCTCGTCGCCATCGGCGTCGGAGCCGAAGGGTTGAACCTCAGCGCTTTGGTCGTTCTCGCGGCGCTGTTCGGCATCGTTCTCGTTATCACGCTGTGGTGGCTCTACTTCGATTACGTCGTGCTCGCCGCAGAACAGCGCCTCGCGGGAGAGAGCGGCCACCAACAAGCGATACTGGCGCGCGATTCGTACAGCTACATCCACCTGTCGATGGTCGGGAGCATCATCTTCATCGCACTCGGAATCGAGCAGACGATCGCCCATGCCGGCGAGCCGCTCGGGACAGTCGCCGCCGTCGCGCTCTTCGGTGGCGGTGCGCTCTATCTGCTCGGCCACAATGCCTTCCGATACCGCGACCATGGCACCGTCAGTGCTCTCCGACTCGTCGTGGCGGTCGTTGCTCTCGTGTTGCTCATCGTGGCCGTGCAGGTCCCAGCTATCGTTGCCCTCGCGGTTCTCACCGCGCTATTCGTCGGGCTCGCGGCCTACGAGACGGTGCGATCCGAACACCGGGACAGACTCCGTGCAGGCTGA